A window from Patescibacteria group bacterium encodes these proteins:
- the rsmH gene encoding 16S rRNA (cytosine(1402)-N(4))-methyltransferase RsmH, with protein sequence MHIPVLKNEVIRYLDLKSGDNVIDLTVGGGGHARHILARIAPKGKLIGLDWDKKALKIARENLKKYKKRINLIQANYKQIKKIKNEQFNLLTINAILLDLGFSSITLEDKSRGYSFQTDGPLDMRYNPAETEKTAAGILNHYSQRKLSEVFKKFGEEKLAVPIAREIVKKRKKKKFKTTKNLVQAIINTYKDKYNINKKEPFIKRKDKIHPATKVFQALRLEVNDELDNLKKALPQTLEILEKGGRLGVISFHSLEDRIVKNFFKKEAKKCICPPEFPVCRCGHEKSLKIITKKPVRASEEEIKKNPKSRSAKLRIAEKI encoded by the coding sequence GTGCATATACCGGTTTTAAAAAACGAGGTTATAAGATACCTTGATTTAAAATCAGGTGATAATGTCATTGATTTAACAGTCGGTGGCGGGGGGCACGCGCGGCATATTTTGGCTAGAATAGCTCCGAAAGGAAAGCTGATTGGTTTGGACTGGGATAAAAAAGCCCTGAAAATAGCCAGGGAGAACCTGAAAAAATACAAAAAAAGAATTAACTTAATCCAGGCCAATTATAAACAAATAAAAAAAATAAAAAATGAACAGTTTAATCTACTTACAATTAATGCTATTTTACTCGACCTTGGTTTCTCATCAATTACACTCGAGGATAAATCTAGAGGATATTCTTTTCAAACTGATGGGCCACTAGATATGCGCTATAATCCGGCCGAAACCGAAAAAACAGCCGCCGGAATATTAAACCATTACTCTCAAAGAAAATTATCTGAGGTGTTCAAAAAATTTGGTGAGGAAAAGTTAGCTGTTCCTATAGCCAGAGAAATTGTAAAAAAAAGAAAAAAGAAAAAGTTTAAAACAACAAAAAATTTAGTACAGGCAATAATTAATACCTACAAAGATAAATATAATATAAATAAAAAAGAACCTTTTATAAAAAGAAAAGATAAAATACATCCGGCTACTAAGGTTTTTCAAGCTCTGCGCCTTGAAGTTAATGACGAGTTGGATAATCTTAAAAAAGCTCTACCCCAAACTTTAGAAATTTTGGAAAAAGGAGGTAGACTGGGCGTAATTTCTTTTCATTCACTGGAAGACCGAATAGTTAAAAACTTTTTTAAAAAAGAGGCAAAAAAATGTATTTGCCCGCCGGAATTTCCGGTTTGTCGCTGTGGCCATGAAAAAAGCCTAAAGATTATAACTAAAAAGCCAGTTAGAGCTTCTGAAGAAGAAATCAAGAAAAACCCTAAAAGCCGCAGTGCTAAATTAAGGATAGCTGAAAAAATATAG